A genomic stretch from Telmatocola sphagniphila includes:
- a CDS encoding TIGR03960 family B12-binding radical SAM protein, whose amino-acid sequence MLNEQLKEKVLLLLPKVQTPAAYAGGELNAVVKDHRTIRGKICMAFPDTYTLGMSHHGLQVLYSLLNRDPQWACERAFTPWSDWEALLRKNNLPLYSLETFTPLGEFDAVGFSLQYEVSYTNVLTMLDLGQIPHFNKDRNFDHPLVIAGGPGAQNPELLAPFIDLFIIGDGEESLPWVMEQWLSLKEEARQAGDMSYERRRESLAQLVSKASWAYAPDFYEPEYHSDGTIAAMHRTRPDVPREITSCTIQKDFDDIPLPTKPVVPYVQTPHDRIAIEIMRGCPHQCRFCQSTTIKRPLRMRSVETIVQAALESYRNTGTNEISLLSLSSSDYPYFEELVKRMQEVFTPLGVNVSLPSLRINHQLRTLPGLIRGVRRGGLTLAPEVARDDMREQIRKKIKNDDLYEGCREAFKNGWERVKLYFLCGLPGERPVDLDGIIEMAETIARIGKEVRGRFADVTASVSNFVPKPHTPYQWNGMQTRDYFKWAGQYLRSKVRIRSVTIKQHDIETSLLEGILTRGDRRVAPGLYEAWKRGARLDGWKEKFNPCLWWESFRDLGIDVDFYSHRQRSISEVLPWDHVNVKKGRAYLEKEQGRATIQLGVMAEAVR is encoded by the coding sequence ATGTTGAACGAACAATTGAAGGAGAAAGTTCTTCTTCTGTTGCCAAAGGTTCAGACTCCCGCGGCCTATGCCGGCGGCGAGTTGAACGCCGTCGTGAAAGATCATCGAACGATTCGCGGCAAAATCTGCATGGCATTTCCTGACACGTACACGTTGGGGATGAGCCATCATGGCCTTCAGGTTCTTTACAGTCTGCTGAACCGCGACCCTCAATGGGCTTGCGAAAGGGCCTTTACTCCCTGGAGTGACTGGGAAGCCCTTCTTCGGAAAAATAACCTGCCACTCTACTCGTTGGAAACATTTACCCCGCTGGGAGAGTTTGATGCCGTCGGTTTCAGCTTACAGTACGAAGTGAGCTATACGAACGTACTGACCATGCTGGATCTGGGGCAAATACCCCATTTCAATAAAGATAGAAATTTCGATCATCCTCTGGTGATTGCTGGCGGCCCCGGAGCTCAGAACCCGGAATTGCTCGCTCCCTTTATCGATCTTTTTATTATTGGCGATGGGGAAGAAAGTTTGCCCTGGGTCATGGAGCAATGGCTGAGCTTGAAGGAAGAAGCGCGGCAAGCAGGCGACATGAGCTACGAACGCCGCAGAGAGTCTCTCGCTCAATTGGTGAGCAAAGCCAGTTGGGCGTACGCCCCCGATTTTTATGAGCCCGAATATCATTCTGATGGCACTATTGCTGCGATGCATCGCACCCGCCCGGACGTGCCGCGGGAAATCACGTCCTGCACCATTCAGAAGGATTTCGATGATATTCCGCTCCCCACCAAGCCTGTGGTGCCCTACGTTCAGACTCCGCACGATCGCATCGCCATCGAGATCATGCGCGGCTGCCCGCATCAATGCCGGTTTTGCCAGTCGACGACGATCAAGAGACCGCTGCGCATGCGGAGCGTGGAAACGATTGTCCAGGCCGCACTCGAAAGCTATCGAAATACGGGAACCAATGAAATATCGCTACTGAGCCTCTCGAGCAGCGATTACCCCTACTTCGAAGAATTGGTGAAGCGCATGCAGGAAGTCTTCACTCCGCTCGGGGTGAATGTTTCGCTACCCAGCCTTCGGATTAATCATCAGTTACGCACTCTTCCCGGACTGATTCGAGGCGTAAGACGCGGTGGACTGACTCTGGCACCGGAAGTCGCCCGAGATGATATGCGGGAACAGATTCGCAAGAAAATTAAAAACGACGATCTCTACGAAGGATGCCGCGAGGCTTTTAAAAACGGCTGGGAGCGTGTGAAGTTATACTTCCTCTGTGGCTTGCCCGGCGAAAGACCAGTCGATCTCGATGGCATTATTGAAATGGCGGAGACAATTGCACGGATTGGCAAAGAAGTCCGAGGTCGATTTGCGGACGTAACCGCTAGTGTTTCCAACTTCGTTCCCAAGCCGCATACGCCGTATCAATGGAATGGCATGCAGACTCGAGATTATTTCAAGTGGGCCGGGCAGTATCTGCGAAGCAAGGTACGAATCCGCAGCGTGACGATCAAGCAGCACGACATCGAGACAAGCCTTCTGGAAGGAATTCTGACGCGGGGGGATCGGCGTGTAGCTCCGGGGCTGTACGAAGCCTGGAAACGGGGAGCCCGCCTCGATGGTTGGAAAGAAAAATTCAATCCCTGCCTATGGTGGGAAAGCTTCCGGGATTTAGGAATCGATGTCGATTTCTACTCGCACCGGCAAAGGTCCATCAGTGAAGTCTTGCCTTGGGACCACGTCAATGTGAAAAAAGGGCGGGCGTATCTGGAAAAAGAGCAGGGCCGGGCCACTATTCAGCTGGGCGTCATGGCGGAGGCCGTTCGGTAA
- a CDS encoding 3-isopropylmalate dehydratase large subunit yields the protein MHPMTMTEKILAKAAGRDSVSPGDNVWVNVDVLMTHDVCGPGTIGIFKKHFGGVEAKVWDREKVVIIPDHYIFTKDAMANRNVDVLRDFAKEQNLPYFYDVGTNRYKGVCHIALPEEGHTRPGEVLLGTDSHTCTAGAFGEFATGVGNTDAGFTMGTGKTWLKVPPTMRFVFHGKMPPYLMAKDLILAVIGDIGCDGATYRAMEFDGDGVYALNIEERMTLCNMVIEAGGKNGVIYPDQLTLDYVNKRNAGNRPYTVFKSDSDAKFIFEKVYDVSKLEPVIAKPHSPDNKAFVSQVRGTHLDRAYIGSCTGGKITDFIAAANILKGKSVRIDTFVVPATTEVASALKTETIGGVSLENIFLNAGAKIGEASCAACLGGPSDTFGRLNTPISCISTTNRNFPGRMGHKEAKVFLASPMTVAASALKGEITDPRDLLV from the coding sequence ATGCATCCTATGACGATGACGGAAAAGATACTCGCTAAGGCGGCGGGCCGGGATTCGGTTTCTCCAGGCGACAATGTCTGGGTTAATGTCGATGTCTTGATGACTCATGATGTTTGCGGCCCCGGAACGATAGGGATTTTCAAAAAGCATTTTGGCGGAGTCGAGGCCAAAGTGTGGGATCGAGAAAAGGTTGTGATCATTCCCGACCATTACATCTTCACCAAGGATGCAATGGCTAACCGGAATGTCGACGTTCTGCGGGATTTCGCAAAAGAACAGAATCTGCCTTACTTCTACGATGTTGGCACCAACCGATACAAAGGCGTATGCCATATCGCATTGCCCGAAGAAGGCCATACCCGTCCTGGCGAAGTGCTTCTGGGAACCGATAGCCATACCTGCACTGCCGGGGCTTTTGGCGAATTCGCCACGGGTGTTGGTAATACCGATGCGGGTTTCACCATGGGAACCGGCAAAACCTGGCTGAAAGTTCCGCCCACCATGCGATTCGTATTTCATGGAAAGATGCCGCCCTATCTGATGGCCAAGGATTTGATTCTGGCTGTTATTGGCGATATTGGCTGTGATGGAGCCACCTATCGGGCGATGGAATTCGATGGCGATGGTGTTTATGCTCTGAACATTGAAGAGCGAATGACCCTATGCAATATGGTCATCGAGGCAGGTGGCAAAAATGGGGTGATCTATCCCGATCAGCTGACACTCGATTACGTGAACAAGCGAAATGCTGGAAACAGGCCGTATACGGTCTTTAAATCGGATAGTGATGCGAAATTCATTTTCGAAAAAGTCTACGATGTTTCCAAGCTGGAGCCGGTGATCGCCAAGCCGCATAGCCCGGACAATAAAGCCTTCGTGTCGCAAGTTCGGGGAACACACCTGGATCGCGCCTACATCGGCTCTTGCACCGGCGGCAAGATTACCGACTTCATCGCGGCCGCGAATATTCTCAAAGGTAAATCGGTTCGAATCGACACCTTCGTCGTGCCCGCGACTACCGAAGTCGCCAGTGCCTTGAAGACCGAAACCATCGGCGGCGTTTCCCTGGAAAATATATTCCTCAACGCTGGGGCGAAAATCGGAGAGGCTTCCTGTGCGGCTTGCCTCGGCGGACCTTCGGATACCTTTGGCCGATTGAATACGCCGATCAGTTGCATTAG